The following is a genomic window from Candidatus Omnitrophota bacterium.
TCCTTTCACCTGGCTATCTGTCTGGGAAGGACAATAAAACCAGAACATATAAGTGAGGTTTTATCAGCAATCTCTGAGACCTCCTCCCGATAGGTAATCAAAAACACAGTTGTTCCTTGGCATTTTAACTCTTTAATCACTTCCACAATATTATCCAAAGTCAAAATATCAATTCCTGAATCTTGGTTCATCTAAAATTGGTGGTTTTGGCTTCAGCGCAAAGACCGCAGCTAATTCAATGCGTTTTCTTTCTCCTCCGCTTAAACTCTTATCCACCTCTTTATCTAAATAATCCTTTGGCTCCAATAAAACCCTCTGTAGCGCCTGTTCAATCAATTTATCGTCTTTTTCCTTCATCCCTACTGCAATATAGTCTTTTACCGCTAAGCCCTCAAATCTTACCGGCTCCTGCCAGGCTAAGGTGGGTCCCATCTTTGCTCTTTCAATTTGATAAAGAAAAACTAGTTATATCCTCACCTCTAAAATAAATCTTACCATCTTGAGGGAAATAATCACAGCAGCCCATAATCACATACGCAAGGCTTGACTTTCCCGCAGCATTTGAACCCAAGATAGAATAGATTGTTCCCTCCTCAACTGAAAGGCTTAAGTTTTTCAAAATTTTCCTCCCTTCTAAGTTAAGCAATATTTTATCTAACTGTAATAATATTCCCATATTTTTAATTTTTCCCTTCTATCTTCTTAAATACGGCTTCAAGCTTTGACCTATATATATTCTTTATATTTTCCTCCTCATCTTTTAACGGCTTAACCGGAATTAAATTCATTACTTCTTCAGGTGATAAATCCGCTTCATATATATAGTTTTTCAGAGTACCCTTCATCATCTTTGATATACCTTCTTGAGCTTCCTGAGGAGTTAGTCCAAATGATACAGCGATTTTCTCTAACTCATATAATTGAAACCAAAGGTAAGTTGGGCCCATCGCAGTAAGCAAGGCATATGCTTCTAACTTCTCCTCATCCACTATCGGACAATCTCCTAAATTGCCTAACCAGACCTTTAATTCTTCTTTTTCAGTTTCCGATAAGGCAGAAGAAAAAGCAATAGGGTTATAACCTGAATTTATAATTGAACAGGTATTGGGAATCATGCGGGCAATACGCCTAAATCCGCCTAATCCTTCTGATAATTTCTCAATCATTATTTTGGGAGCAAGGCTAATTATGATTGCTTCTTTTTTAAGAGAGGATTTGATTTCTAAAAAGACGCTGTTTATTGCCTGAGGATGCAAAGCAAGAAATACTATTTCCTGGCAAGCAGGCTTTTTATTATCGCCAACTGAGATATCAATCTCAGGGAAACGGCGCTTTAATTTTTCTAGCGCCTCAATACTGAAATCGCTTACCATAACATCTTCTGGCAATTTACCACAACGCCTTAATCCTTCCAGGATTATAAAAGTAATTCTACCTCCTCCGATAAATCCCAATGTCTTGTTTGTCATTTATCTCCCATTATGTTTTTTGCTCCTTATTAATTACCTCCATTAATTCTTCTTTACTGGGAAATCTAATCGCCTCTCCATTACAAAGGTTAGCGCAAGCGGA
Proteins encoded in this region:
- a CDS encoding ATP-binding cassette domain-containing protein, with product MGPTLAWQEPVRFEGLAVKDYIAVGMKEKDDKLIEQALQRVLLEPKDYLDKEVDKSLSGGERKRIELAAVFALKPKPPILDEPRFRN
- a CDS encoding ATP-binding cassette domain-containing protein, encoding MGILLQLDKILLNLEGRKILKNLSLSVEEGTIYSILGSNAAGKSSLAYVIMGCCDYFPQDGKIYFRGEDITSFSLSN
- a CDS encoding NAD(P)-binding domain-containing protein, which codes for MTNKTLGFIGGGRITFIILEGLRRCGKLPEDVMVSDFSIEALEKLKRRFPEIDISVGDNKKPACQEIVFLALHPQAINSVFLEIKSSLKKEAIIISLAPKIMIEKLSEGLGGFRRIARMIPNTCSIINSGYNPIAFSSALSETEKEELKVWLGNLGDCPIVDEEKLEAYALLTAMGPTYLWFQLYELEKIAVSFGLTPQEAQEGISKMMKGTLKNYIYEADLSPEEVMNLIPVKPLKDEEENIKNIYRSKLEAVFKKIEGKN